A portion of the Thermostichus vulcanus str. 'Rupite' genome contains these proteins:
- the tnpA gene encoding IS200/IS605 family transposase, with protein sequence MSLPLNALYHCSYSIYFHLVACTKYRRKCITQPMLNRLREIFAETLQKWEGELIEFNGEADHVHLLMSVNPKVQPSKLVNNLKTVSSRLIRKEFAEHLVKVYRGKPVFWSRSYCIISCGGAPLAVLTQYIQQQAKIE encoded by the coding sequence ATGTCACTGCCCTTAAACGCCCTCTATCACTGCTCTTACAGCATCTACTTTCACTTAGTCGCTTGCACTAAGTACCGCCGCAAGTGTATCACTCAACCCATGCTGAATAGGCTCAGGGAAATATTTGCGGAAACCCTGCAAAAGTGGGAGGGAGAATTAATCGAGTTCAATGGGGAGGCGGATCATGTTCATTTGCTCATGTCCGTTAACCCAAAGGTTCAGCCCTCAAAACTGGTGAACAACCTGAAAACTGTTTCCAGTCGCTTGATTCGCAAAGAGTTTGCTGAGCACCTAGTCAAGGTCTACCGTGGCAAGCCCGTCTTCTGGAGCCGTTCATACTGCATCATTTCTTGTGGTGGCGCGCCTCTTGCTGTGCTCACCCAGTACATTCAGCAGCAGGCCAAGATTGAGTGA
- a CDS encoding helix-turn-helix domain-containing protein, producing MITLTYEYKLKPTKQQAEQIDHDLEVCRRVWNDALRERKDWMASRKCPVNACSLRSEYLIPADAPYPSFKLQCQRLTEAKRLDEDLASVNAQALQQVLRRLDQAFDRRKKLGAGFPRFKKPGQMRSFSFPQRPG from the coding sequence ATGATAACCCTGACGTATGAGTACAAGCTAAAACCGACCAAGCAGCAGGCCGAACAGATCGACCACGATTTAGAGGTGTGCCGTAGGGTCTGGAATGATGCGCTGAGGGAGCGCAAAGACTGGATGGCTTCTCGTAAGTGTCCGGTCAATGCCTGCTCTCTGCGTAGCGAGTACCTCATCCCGGCAGACGCGCCATACCCCAGCTTTAAGCTGCAATGCCAACGGCTGACTGAGGCAAAGCGGCTTGATGAGGATCTCGCCTCTGTCAATGCCCAGGCATTGCAGCAGGTTTTGAGGCGTTTAGACCAAGCGTTTGATCGTCGCAAAAAGTTGGGGGCTGGGTTCCCCCGGTTCAAAAAGCCGGGACAGATGCGGTCGTTTTCGTTCCCTCAACGCCCAGGGTGA